Proteins encoded together in one Bacteroidota bacterium window:
- a CDS encoding pyridoxamine 5'-phosphate oxidase family protein, which produces MSPQSQRTLLNLIRATRTAALGTLRSGAPEVSMVLFAASAECTDFYLHISRLAHHTQNILYDARVSLMLAEADDGSRNPLTLARVSIQGEALRLEEGSPEYEAGRSAYLDKFPDASMNFSLGDFGLYFIEPFTARFVAGFGKIFNLTLQDFRKMDG; this is translated from the coding sequence ATGTCTCCACAATCTCAGCGAACCCTTCTGAATCTCATCCGCGCCACACGGACAGCGGCGTTGGGTACGCTGCGCAGCGGCGCGCCGGAGGTGTCGATGGTTCTCTTTGCCGCATCGGCCGAGTGCACGGACTTCTATCTGCACATCAGCAGACTGGCGCATCACACGCAAAACATCCTGTACGATGCCCGCGTGAGTCTGATGCTCGCCGAAGCCGATGACGGTTCGCGCAATCCGCTCACGCTTGCACGTGTCTCGATTCAGGGAGAAGCCCTCCGCCTCGAAGAAGGATCGCCGGAGTACGAAGCGGGGAGGTCTGCGTACCTCGATAAATTTCCCGATGCGTCAATGAACTTCTCGCTCGGGGATTTCGGCTTGTACTTCATAGAGCCGTTCACGGCGCGGTTTGTGGCGGGATTCGGCAAGATATTCAATCTCACGCTGCAGGATTTCAGGAAAATGGACGGGTAA